One window of the Microbispora sp. ZYX-F-249 genome contains the following:
- a CDS encoding HAD family hydrolase, which yields MTALLADACARRVWLFDLDGTLVDSCPAHEAAFRQAIAEVAPDLLASFRYADHAGASTREVAVRLLGDTGEASRLAGLKQRLYRERAGAVAVFPGARRLLGHLVAGGRDAYLVTSGSRASVERVLAASSLNAYFRGVLTSDDVPASKPDPAFYAYACDHWGLDPGAAVVLEDSSHGVASAVGAGLPTLHVHVAEPAPGAVAVRDLEQLVSLLDPEVCGAG from the coding sequence ATGACGGCTCTCCTGGCGGACGCGTGCGCCCGGCGCGTCTGGCTGTTCGACCTCGACGGCACGCTCGTGGACTCCTGTCCCGCCCACGAGGCGGCCTTCCGGCAGGCCATCGCCGAGGTCGCGCCCGATCTCCTCGCCTCCTTCCGGTACGCCGACCACGCGGGCGCGAGCACCCGCGAAGTGGCGGTGCGCCTGCTGGGCGACACCGGGGAGGCGTCCCGGCTGGCCGGGCTGAAGCAGCGGCTGTACCGCGAGCGGGCCGGCGCGGTGGCCGTGTTCCCCGGCGCGCGGCGGCTGCTCGGCCACCTCGTCGCCGGGGGCCGCGACGCGTACCTCGTCACCAGCGGCAGCCGGGCGTCGGTCGAGCGGGTGCTCGCGGCCTCCTCCCTGAATGCGTACTTCCGGGGCGTGCTCACCAGCGACGACGTCCCGGCGAGCAAGCCCGACCCGGCGTTCTACGCGTACGCGTGCGACCACTGGGGCCTCGACCCCGGCGCGGCGGTGGTCCTGGAGGACTCCTCGCACGGAGTGGCGTCGGCGGTCGGCGCGGGCCTGCCGACCCTGCACGTCCACGTCGCCGAGCCCGCTCCGGGGGCGGTCGCCGTGCGCGACCTGGAACAGCTCGTGTCTCTCCTGGACCCGGAGGTGTGCGGTGCCGGCTGA
- a CDS encoding glycosyltransferase family 2 protein, translated as MLAQTRVPDEIVVVDDASTDGSAEIAEELGCRVVRLPENRGVSAARNAGIDATTGDVIFFLDSDVALRPDAVANATELLEHDPEVGCVHGVYDTVPLIDDGPVEWYRILHAVHWRRRHLGEVNSVVFALAAIRRDVVLAAGRLDERLRDCEDVEYSSRLAVRSRIVLTDTVVGRHDDGSRLLPILTEQWRRALPLIPLALTTTRRGAAKPEHANSPGGILSCALALAGLGLVLLSLPFGLFHPLLPVVPGVFVAGFVLADPELVGFVRRQRGPVCRDRVRRQAQPTRPVLSAMSSSHRSYAAGEGFGW; from the coding sequence GTGCTGGCGCAGACACGCGTGCCCGACGAGATCGTCGTGGTCGACGACGCGAGCACCGACGGCTCGGCGGAGATCGCCGAGGAGCTGGGCTGCCGGGTCGTCCGTCTGCCGGAGAACCGGGGCGTGTCGGCCGCCAGGAACGCCGGGATCGACGCCACCACGGGGGATGTGATCTTCTTCCTCGACTCCGACGTCGCGCTGCGGCCCGACGCCGTCGCGAACGCGACGGAGCTGCTGGAGCACGACCCCGAGGTCGGCTGCGTCCACGGGGTCTACGACACCGTGCCGCTCATCGACGACGGGCCGGTCGAGTGGTATCGCATCCTGCACGCCGTGCACTGGCGCCGCCGCCATCTCGGGGAGGTCAACAGCGTCGTGTTCGCCCTGGCCGCCATCCGCCGCGACGTGGTGCTCGCCGCGGGCAGGCTCGACGAGCGGCTGCGCGACTGCGAGGACGTCGAATACAGCAGCAGGCTCGCCGTACGCAGCCGGATCGTGCTGACCGACACGGTCGTCGGCCGTCACGACGACGGCAGCCGCCTGCTGCCGATCCTGACCGAGCAGTGGCGGCGGGCCCTGCCGCTGATCCCGCTCGCGCTGACCACCACCCGGCGCGGCGCGGCCAAGCCGGAGCACGCCAACAGCCCGGGGGGCATCCTCTCCTGCGCCCTGGCCCTGGCGGGCCTGGGGCTGGTGCTGCTGAGCCTGCCGTTCGGGCTGTTCCACCCCCTGCTGCCGGTCGTTCCCGGCGTGTTCGTCGCCGGGTTCGTCCTCGCCGATCCGGAGCTGGTCGGGTTCGTACGGCGGCAGCGGGGGCCGGTCTGCCGAGACCGCGTGAGACGTCAGGCGCAGCCCACGCGGCCGGTGCTCAGCGCGATGTCGTCGAGCCACAGGTCGTACGCCGCCGGTGAGGGGTTCGGCTGGTAG
- a CDS encoding glycosyltransferase family 2 protein, with product MSTAVNISVAAPAYNEAETIAAVVGEWQDYLDGNPAVGDWEIVVCDDGSGDGTGEILAALRARCPRLVVVTFDRNRGAGAAIAAAIAHTRLDWVVLLDSDGQFPIANLDRVLPRVRAGEALAFSGARIRKADGLAYRWGSAASGAVSNLLHGTRYRDFNSIFKVVYGPLFRALPLESGGMNCSTEITARVAELGHEWVEVPIEHRERGGGSRGWRYWRGARDRALFVAYLGLRHWLLRRGVLRRTAPQPDERVPEAVAAAAEEAR from the coding sequence GTGAGCACTGCCGTGAACATCTCCGTGGCCGCGCCCGCGTACAACGAGGCGGAAACCATCGCGGCGGTGGTGGGCGAGTGGCAGGACTACCTGGACGGCAACCCTGCCGTGGGGGACTGGGAGATCGTCGTCTGCGACGACGGGAGCGGTGACGGGACCGGCGAGATCCTGGCCGCGCTGCGGGCGCGATGCCCGCGGCTCGTCGTGGTCACGTTCGACCGCAACCGCGGCGCGGGAGCGGCCATCGCGGCCGCCATCGCCCACACCCGGCTGGACTGGGTCGTGCTGCTGGACTCCGACGGCCAGTTCCCGATCGCCAACCTCGACCGCGTCCTGCCGCGCGTCCGGGCCGGGGAGGCGCTCGCGTTCTCCGGAGCCCGGATCAGGAAGGCCGACGGCCTGGCGTACCGCTGGGGATCGGCGGCCAGCGGCGCGGTCAGCAACCTGCTGCACGGGACGCGCTACCGCGACTTCAACTCGATCTTCAAGGTGGTGTACGGCCCGCTCTTCCGCGCGCTGCCGCTGGAGTCGGGCGGGATGAACTGCTCGACCGAGATCACCGCGCGGGTCGCCGAACTCGGGCACGAATGGGTGGAGGTGCCCATCGAGCACCGGGAACGCGGCGGCGGCAGCCGCGGCTGGCGATACTGGCGCGGCGCCCGCGACCGGGCCCTGTTCGTCGCCTACCTCGGCCTGCGCCACTGGCTGCTGCGCCGGGGCGTCCTGCGCCGTACGGCGCCCCAGCCGGACGAGCGGGTGCCGGAGGCGGTCGCGGCGGCCGCCGAGGAGGCCCGATGA
- a CDS encoding carbohydrate ABC transporter permease, whose translation MSRKKVSGLAPWEEPGSLAGRVGKGGALALIVLAVLLPLYTIVLTSLSSAETVNRVGGLVLVPDGITLDAYRQIFSDSVVSRAVLVSTGVTVVGTAVSLAVSVLGAYALSRPGSLFHRPILFCVLLMFVFFPGLIPTYLMVASLGLKDTYWSLILPSAVSAFNIVVLRAFFMNIPHELLDSARIDGAGEFRILWRIVLPLSKAVTAVIGLFYAVGYWNAWFNATLFIDDTRKWPLALILRQYVVDSNPLPTATVGVSGFGHVAPPTLAIKMAIVAIAVLPALLIYPFVQRHFTKGVIIGAIKG comes from the coding sequence ATGAGCAGGAAGAAGGTCTCCGGGCTCGCGCCCTGGGAGGAGCCGGGATCGCTCGCGGGCCGGGTCGGCAAGGGCGGCGCGCTGGCGCTCATCGTGCTCGCCGTGCTGCTGCCGCTCTACACGATCGTGCTGACCAGCCTGTCGTCGGCCGAGACGGTGAACCGGGTGGGCGGCCTGGTGCTGGTGCCGGACGGCATCACGCTCGACGCGTACCGCCAGATCTTCTCCGACAGCGTGGTCAGCCGCGCGGTGCTGGTCAGCACCGGCGTCACCGTCGTGGGCACGGCGGTCAGCCTCGCCGTCAGCGTCCTCGGGGCGTACGCGCTGTCGCGGCCGGGGTCGCTGTTCCACCGGCCGATACTGTTCTGCGTCCTGCTGATGTTCGTGTTCTTCCCCGGGCTGATCCCGACCTACCTGATGGTCGCCTCGCTCGGGCTGAAGGACACGTACTGGTCGCTGATCCTGCCGTCGGCCGTGTCGGCGTTCAACATCGTCGTGCTGCGGGCGTTCTTCATGAACATCCCGCACGAGCTGCTCGACAGCGCCCGCATCGACGGCGCCGGGGAGTTCCGCATCCTGTGGCGGATCGTGCTGCCGCTGTCGAAGGCGGTCACGGCGGTCATCGGCTTGTTCTACGCGGTCGGCTATTGGAACGCGTGGTTCAACGCGACGCTGTTCATCGACGACACCCGCAAGTGGCCGCTCGCGCTGATCCTGCGGCAGTACGTCGTGGACTCCAACCCCCTGCCGACCGCCACCGTGGGCGTCAGCGGCTTCGGGCACGTCGCGCCCCCCACGCTGGCCATCAAGATGGCCATCGTCGCCATCGCCGTGCTGCCCGCCCTCCTCATCTACCCGTTCGTGCAGCGGCACTTCACCAAGGGCGTGATCATCGGCGCCATCAAGGGCTGA
- a CDS encoding NTP transferase domain-containing protein has product MPAERVCAVIPAAGRGTRLGLGIPKIMVEIADGVTVWHVLHERLRPLVEHIHVVMSPEGEGPFRALAAGRIESGAVSVSVQGRPTGMGGAIFGAAPHWDAHGTILVVWGDQAGLSPVTAGRVVEAHEKGLTIPLVPMPDPYVEYELDDDGTLLRVRQSREGDECRPGGLSDVGVFCLSTEGLHEAWTRYLDEAAPGARTGEVNFLPFLPYLSRERGWPLTVVPVTDPDEARGVNTADDLAFARRAHQRWAR; this is encoded by the coding sequence GTGCCGGCTGAACGCGTGTGCGCGGTGATCCCGGCGGCCGGGCGGGGGACCCGCCTGGGCCTCGGCATCCCCAAGATCATGGTGGAGATCGCCGACGGCGTCACCGTGTGGCATGTGCTCCACGAGCGGCTGCGGCCGCTCGTGGAGCACATCCACGTCGTGATGTCGCCCGAGGGCGAGGGGCCGTTCCGCGCGCTGGCGGCCGGGCGGATCGAGAGCGGCGCGGTCTCGGTGAGCGTCCAGGGAAGGCCCACCGGCATGGGCGGCGCGATCTTCGGCGCCGCCCCGCACTGGGACGCCCACGGCACGATCCTCGTCGTCTGGGGCGACCAGGCGGGCCTGTCGCCGGTGACGGCCGGCCGTGTCGTCGAGGCGCACGAGAAGGGGCTCACGATCCCGCTGGTGCCGATGCCCGACCCGTACGTGGAGTACGAACTGGACGACGACGGGACGCTGCTGCGGGTGCGCCAGTCGCGGGAGGGCGACGAGTGCCGCCCCGGCGGGCTCAGCGACGTGGGCGTGTTCTGCCTGAGCACGGAAGGGCTCCACGAGGCGTGGACGCGCTACCTCGACGAGGCGGCCCCCGGCGCCCGCACCGGAGAGGTCAACTTCCTGCCGTTCCTGCCCTACCTGTCGCGGGAGCGGGGCTGGCCGCTGACGGTGGTGCCGGTGACCGACCCCGACGAGGCGCGCGGCGTCAACACGGCCGACGACCTCGCGTTCGCCCGGCGGGCACACCAGCGGTGGGCGCGCTGA
- a CDS encoding ABC transporter permease, which translates to MSADADTRSVTEARPGTAQAGPAVARRSAFGDRLRRDWPLLVMATPMLVLVTGFWWIPALGNVIAFQDYNPFTGGILGSPIIGFTNFAQLFGDPQFIRAVVNTLGITAFQLVFYFPVPIALALLLNSVVSGRLRALVQGIVYLPHFFSWVLVVAIFQQMFGGAGLIAQILRDHGHSGIDWMTNSDTFILLVTAETVWKDAGWGTIVFLAALSTIDPNLYEAAAVDGARRWRRMWHITLPGLRPVIVLLLILRLGDALNVGFEQFMLQRSAVGSKVSEVFDTFVYWSGLRTGDLGYGAAAGLFKGLVGLVLILAANRVAHALGERGVYSRS; encoded by the coding sequence GTGAGCGCCGACGCGGACACGAGGAGTGTGACGGAGGCCCGGCCCGGGACGGCCCAGGCCGGGCCGGCCGTCGCACGACGAAGCGCCTTCGGGGACCGGCTGCGCCGGGACTGGCCGCTGCTGGTCATGGCCACGCCGATGCTGGTGCTGGTCACCGGCTTCTGGTGGATCCCGGCGCTGGGGAACGTCATCGCCTTCCAGGACTACAACCCGTTCACCGGCGGCATCCTGGGCAGCCCGATCATCGGGTTCACCAACTTCGCCCAGCTGTTCGGCGACCCGCAGTTCATCCGCGCGGTGGTGAACACGCTGGGCATCACCGCGTTCCAGCTCGTCTTCTACTTCCCGGTGCCGATCGCGCTCGCGCTGCTGCTCAACAGCGTGGTCTCCGGGCGGCTGCGGGCCCTCGTCCAGGGCATCGTCTACCTGCCCCATTTCTTCTCGTGGGTGCTGGTGGTCGCGATCTTCCAGCAGATGTTCGGCGGCGCCGGGCTGATCGCGCAGATCCTGCGCGACCACGGGCACTCCGGGATCGACTGGATGACGAACTCCGACACGTTCATCCTGCTGGTCACCGCGGAGACGGTCTGGAAGGACGCCGGGTGGGGCACGATCGTGTTCCTCGCCGCGCTCAGCACGATCGACCCCAACCTGTACGAGGCCGCCGCGGTCGACGGGGCCCGCCGGTGGCGCCGGATGTGGCACATCACGCTGCCGGGGCTGCGGCCGGTCATCGTGCTGCTGCTGATCCTGCGGCTCGGCGACGCGCTCAACGTCGGCTTCGAGCAGTTCATGCTGCAGCGCAGCGCGGTCGGCAGCAAGGTGTCGGAGGTCTTCGACACCTTCGTCTACTGGTCCGGCCTGCGCACCGGAGACCTGGGGTACGGCGCGGCGGCCGGCCTGTTCAAGGGCTTGGTCGGGCTGGTGCTCATCCTGGCGGCCAACCGGGTGGCGCACGCGCTGGGCGAGCGGGGGGTGTACTCGCGATCATGA
- a CDS encoding extracellular solute-binding protein has product MSQPPGGPLTSRRGFLGIVGAGALAAAGLTGCAAKKELPKGTAVAADKLKGLVPTRVPFQVPGLSPDLPGAEFVEPGFLSRPGTMVRAVTAKPMTSGTEVKVMTPLWGTVPPGLGENSYFDAVNERLGGVVRFNISDGNTYVDKLNTLLASGDVPDLIQIPGWNLITIAHFTEAANKLFADLSPYLAGDKAKEFPLLANYDTAAWSYGVFGGVLQGIPWQNAPYPFATIIRQDILDEFGLSHPKSADDLLTLGKELTDPKKKRWAFGGMDQEIQRAFGAPREWRKQPDGTLIYKYETPEWLQSIEFNTKLFEAGYVHPDVVANQFADHKEPFGAGQLVMYKDGIGAIHELFGRFLPSNPKFDVRAVDPYPAHPGGKVIVWRNEPAGMFCFIKKDLGDARTRELIGIANWCSAPYGTQEFDLVNNGVEGKHFTLKDGQVQQTALGRKEFAPTYMFLSGRPGAITENQYPGYVEAYHGWQVTASQYLENDPFVGIRVEVPSKMAGLVKPTEDKMNEIFRGKRPISEWAQIVKDWQEQGGNEAREFYMKVARENGRL; this is encoded by the coding sequence ATGAGCCAACCCCCCGGCGGCCCCCTGACCAGCCGCCGCGGATTCCTCGGGATCGTCGGCGCGGGCGCGCTCGCCGCCGCCGGCCTCACCGGCTGCGCGGCCAAGAAGGAGCTGCCCAAGGGCACCGCCGTCGCCGCCGACAAGCTCAAGGGCCTCGTGCCCACCCGGGTGCCGTTCCAGGTGCCGGGCCTGTCGCCCGACCTGCCGGGCGCCGAATTCGTCGAACCCGGCTTCCTGTCCAGGCCGGGCACGATGGTCCGGGCCGTCACCGCCAAGCCGATGACCAGCGGCACGGAGGTGAAGGTGATGACCCCGCTGTGGGGCACCGTTCCCCCCGGCCTCGGCGAGAACTCCTACTTCGACGCCGTCAACGAGCGGCTCGGCGGGGTCGTCCGGTTCAACATCTCGGACGGCAACACCTACGTCGACAAGCTGAACACCCTCCTCGCCAGCGGCGACGTGCCCGACCTGATCCAGATTCCGGGCTGGAACCTGATCACCATCGCCCATTTCACCGAGGCGGCCAACAAGCTCTTCGCCGACCTGTCGCCCTACCTGGCGGGCGACAAGGCCAAGGAGTTCCCGCTGCTGGCCAACTACGACACCGCCGCCTGGTCGTACGGCGTGTTCGGCGGCGTCCTGCAGGGCATCCCGTGGCAGAACGCGCCCTACCCGTTCGCCACGATCATTCGCCAGGACATCCTCGACGAGTTCGGCCTGTCCCACCCCAAGAGCGCCGACGACCTGCTCACGCTGGGCAAGGAGCTGACCGACCCGAAGAAGAAGCGCTGGGCGTTCGGCGGCATGGACCAGGAGATCCAGCGGGCGTTCGGCGCCCCGCGCGAGTGGCGCAAGCAGCCCGACGGCACGCTGATCTACAAGTACGAGACGCCCGAGTGGCTGCAGTCCATCGAGTTCAATACCAAGCTGTTCGAGGCCGGGTACGTCCACCCGGACGTCGTGGCCAACCAGTTCGCCGACCACAAGGAGCCCTTCGGCGCCGGACAGCTCGTCATGTACAAGGACGGGATCGGCGCCATCCACGAGCTGTTCGGGCGGTTCCTGCCCAGCAACCCGAAGTTCGATGTGCGGGCGGTGGACCCCTACCCGGCCCACCCGGGCGGCAAGGTCATCGTGTGGCGCAACGAGCCCGCCGGCATGTTCTGCTTCATCAAGAAGGACCTCGGCGACGCCCGCACCCGCGAGCTGATCGGCATCGCCAACTGGTGCTCCGCGCCGTACGGCACCCAGGAGTTCGACCTGGTCAACAACGGCGTCGAGGGCAAGCACTTCACGCTGAAGGACGGGCAGGTCCAGCAGACCGCGCTCGGCCGCAAGGAGTTCGCCCCGACGTACATGTTCCTGTCCGGACGGCCCGGCGCGATCACCGAGAACCAGTATCCCGGCTACGTCGAGGCGTACCACGGCTGGCAGGTCACGGCCTCGCAGTACCTGGAGAACGACCCGTTCGTCGGCATCCGGGTCGAGGTGCCCTCCAAGATGGCGGGTCTGGTCAAGCCGACCGAGGACAAGATGAACGAGATCTTCCGCGGCAAGCGGCCGATCTCCGAGTGGGCCCAGATCGTCAAGGACTGGCAGGAGCAGGGCGGCAACGAGGCCCGCGAGTTCTACATGAAGGTCGCCAGGGAGAACGGCCGGCTGTGA
- a CDS encoding glycosyltransferase family 4 protein, with protein sequence MRIAHVINQFPPNITAGLGRYAELIAPHLSRRHEMAVLTVNDGRLPVWERTGGITVYRPRGRLLGLLVGAIARRRRLNRTRGVEFLLLALTVVVSNWRYFLLLRRLRPGRRPDLVAVHDSTNFLCGLLCHYLLRLPVVFHVHTTEYGVAPQRSIADPLNLFAALERWLARISRRVVVATPEVREQLLRAGWDRSPIDVVRLGGTYERVVADPAFDHGKLRLGALDLRARLGIAEGDRVLLFVGRIERQKGIYQLLEAMPRIRAAVPDLRLVIVGEGDEAGVARITAEAGLGDRVLTSGGWVSGQELREYYAMADACVFPSLFEPFGLVATEAMALARPVILGDGFSRIFLGDPAEPAVRFVRAADPGDIAGGVIEVMTDADLRRALASRGERLVRETLSWSRAAEETLAVYAKVLSGTAR encoded by the coding sequence GTGAGGATCGCCCACGTCATCAACCAGTTCCCGCCCAACATCACGGCGGGGCTCGGCCGGTACGCCGAGCTGATCGCGCCGCACCTGTCCCGGCGCCACGAGATGGCGGTCCTCACCGTGAACGACGGCCGCCTGCCGGTGTGGGAGCGGACCGGCGGCATCACGGTCTACCGTCCGCGCGGGCGGCTGCTCGGGCTGCTGGTCGGGGCGATCGCCCGCCGCAGGCGGCTCAACCGCACCCGCGGCGTGGAGTTCCTCCTGCTCGCGCTGACCGTCGTGGTGAGCAACTGGCGCTACTTCCTGCTCCTGCGGCGGCTGCGCCCCGGCCGGCGGCCCGATCTCGTCGCCGTCCACGACTCGACGAACTTCCTGTGCGGCCTGCTCTGCCACTACCTGCTGCGCCTTCCGGTCGTGTTCCACGTCCACACCACCGAATACGGCGTTGCCCCGCAGCGCAGCATCGCCGACCCGCTCAACCTGTTCGCCGCGCTGGAGAGGTGGCTCGCGCGGATCTCCCGGCGGGTCGTGGTCGCCACACCGGAGGTGCGCGAGCAACTGCTGAGGGCGGGCTGGGACCGCTCACCGATCGACGTCGTCCGCCTGGGCGGCACGTACGAGCGGGTGGTCGCCGACCCCGCGTTCGACCACGGCAAGCTGCGCCTCGGCGCGTTGGACCTGCGCGCCCGGCTCGGCATCGCCGAGGGGGACCGGGTGCTGCTGTTCGTCGGGCGGATCGAACGGCAGAAGGGGATCTACCAGTTGCTCGAGGCCATGCCCCGCATCCGCGCGGCGGTGCCGGACCTGCGCCTGGTGATCGTGGGCGAAGGCGACGAGGCCGGCGTCGCGCGGATCACCGCCGAGGCGGGGCTCGGCGACCGGGTGCTGACCTCCGGCGGCTGGGTGTCGGGGCAGGAGCTGCGGGAGTACTACGCGATGGCCGACGCCTGCGTCTTCCCCTCGCTCTTCGAGCCGTTCGGACTGGTGGCGACCGAGGCGATGGCCCTGGCGCGGCCGGTGATCCTGGGCGACGGCTTCTCCAGGATCTTCCTCGGCGATCCCGCGGAGCCCGCCGTACGGTTCGTGCGGGCGGCCGACCCCGGCGACATCGCCGGCGGGGTGATCGAGGTGATGACGGACGCGGACCTGCGCCGGGCGCTCGCCTCGCGGGGCGAGCGGCTGGTGCGGGAGACGCTGAGCTGGAGCCGCGCCGCGGAGGAGACGCTCGCCGTCTACGCGAAGGTGCTCTCGGGGACGGCGCGATGA
- a CDS encoding 2-phospho-L-lactate transferase CofD family protein: MTVAVTMFSGGRGAAGIARGMLGTPGAGLSLVVNGYDNGLSTGALRRYLPGMLGPSDFRKNLLLHLDSADPAQAALAAVVEHRLPAGTTPAGLTAVIEAIALRRGRFAALPEAAREALTADLRVFARRLAAHPHGLDLADCALGNLVFAGAYLRLGRDFNAAIDACVRTFGSPVRLLNVTNGENAFLTALRKDGGLLADEADIVAPQDPGTITDLFLLREPVGARRRAELEALPPEWTRRILGRERAEVTPNPRALEAIREADLVVYGPGTPHSSLLPSYLTPGVADAVARSRAAAKVFVVNTREDHDSRGLTAPDLVDRTLAHLGDPRNERRLVTHVLSHRTPGPDAPAVPEEILDRGEWAGARWVTADLTHPDRPGVHHAERTAGALLAIRDEAVRDEAALARVR; encoded by the coding sequence ATGACCGTCGCGGTGACGATGTTCAGCGGTGGCCGGGGGGCGGCCGGCATCGCGAGGGGCATGCTGGGCACCCCGGGCGCCGGCCTGTCGCTGGTCGTCAACGGCTACGACAACGGCCTGTCCACCGGCGCGCTGCGCCGCTACCTGCCGGGGATGCTGGGGCCGTCGGACTTCCGCAAGAACCTCCTGCTCCACCTCGATTCCGCCGACCCGGCGCAGGCCGCGCTGGCGGCCGTCGTCGAACACCGCCTGCCGGCCGGGACGACGCCCGCCGGGCTCACCGCCGTCATCGAGGCGATCGCCCTGCGGCGCGGCCGGTTCGCCGCGTTGCCCGAGGCGGCCCGCGAGGCCCTCACGGCGGACCTGCGCGTGTTCGCCCGGCGGCTCGCGGCCCATCCGCACGGCCTCGACCTCGCCGACTGCGCGCTCGGCAACCTCGTGTTCGCCGGGGCCTACCTGCGGCTCGGCCGGGACTTCAACGCCGCCATAGACGCCTGCGTCCGCACGTTCGGCTCACCCGTACGGCTGCTCAACGTGACCAACGGGGAGAACGCCTTCCTGACCGCGCTCAGGAAGGACGGCGGACTGCTGGCCGACGAGGCCGACATCGTCGCGCCGCAGGACCCGGGCACGATCACCGACCTGTTCCTGCTGCGCGAGCCGGTCGGCGCGCGGCGGCGGGCCGAGCTGGAGGCGCTGCCGCCCGAGTGGACCAGGCGGATCCTGGGCCGCGAGCGCGCCGAGGTGACGCCGAACCCGCGGGCGCTCGAGGCGATCCGCGAGGCCGACCTCGTCGTCTACGGCCCGGGCACCCCGCACTCCTCGCTGCTGCCGAGTTATCTGACGCCGGGCGTGGCGGACGCCGTCGCGCGGAGCCGGGCGGCGGCCAAGGTGTTCGTCGTCAACACCCGCGAGGACCACGACAGCCGGGGGCTGACCGCGCCCGACCTCGTGGACCGCACACTGGCCCACCTCGGCGACCCCCGCAACGAGCGGCGGCTGGTGACCCACGTGCTCAGCCATCGCACGCCGGGCCCGGACGCTCCCGCGGTGCCGGAGGAGATCCTCGATCGCGGCGAGTGGGCGGGGGCCCGCTGGGTCACCGCCGACCTGACACACCCCGACCGGCCGGGCGTGCACCACGCGGAGCGTACGGCCGGGGCCCTGCTCGCCATCAGGGACGAGGCGGTCAGGGACGAGGCGGCCTTGGCGCGGGTCCGATGA
- a CDS encoding NUDIX hydrolase, with amino-acid sequence MSGAMAADEAGNELTTFHRVAERAMFSDAPTPLALVAAWHRHAHLDRLLLVFNRYRQCWELPGGLIDPGETPRQAAVRELREESGLRAEGLTFAGYARFVLGPERRAEYAAVYALRVAGPHDGFAPNDEIAAIGWWDGTTPMTGRVQKLDILLGRLAREALFG; translated from the coding sequence GTGAGCGGTGCGATGGCGGCGGACGAGGCGGGAAACGAGCTGACCACGTTCCACCGGGTGGCGGAGCGGGCGATGTTCTCCGACGCTCCGACGCCGCTCGCGCTGGTCGCCGCCTGGCACCGGCACGCGCACCTGGACCGGCTGCTCCTCGTCTTCAACCGCTACCGGCAGTGCTGGGAGCTGCCGGGCGGCCTGATCGATCCCGGCGAGACGCCCCGGCAGGCGGCCGTACGGGAACTGCGCGAGGAGTCCGGGCTGCGGGCCGAGGGCCTCACGTTCGCGGGGTACGCACGGTTCGTGCTGGGGCCCGAGCGGCGCGCGGAGTACGCCGCCGTGTACGCCCTCCGCGTCGCGGGACCGCATGACGGGTTCGCGCCCAACGACGAGATCGCCGCGATCGGATGGTGGGACGGCACGACCCCGATGACGGGCCGGGTCCAGAAGCTGGACATCCTCCTGGGCCGGCTGGCCCGGGAAGCCCTTTTCGGCTGA